The following proteins are encoded in a genomic region of Arachis ipaensis cultivar K30076 chromosome B02, Araip1.1, whole genome shotgun sequence:
- the LOC107625670 gene encoding uncharacterized protein LOC107625670 produces MASQEEQKIPIKVFIDKQHNKVVAIESTKDFVDTLFSFLSLPLATIIRLLTNHHQQQPPPPPLLGCITNLYQSVENLTQNDVWNSVCKHMLLFPRNPCDSLCWKLFFNIDDTEPSPRFLVCEYCTCKFTTFRNLICACGNPVNGQPHDLDWELRKKSNSNNNGHVNVDDAKCGVFVKENGSLFLVFDDLAVVPSSLVTSVQMLHQLGYSDLTQLEQVTRSIGKDEILNLLKYTITSYEPLTNMVLASDSKKKDKPLNPFASAIRVMRPATSESKMDIKIVQSKSQNKIMFAEAKEDFVDFMFSLLTIPLGSIVKQLGGNTSVGCVDNLYKSVETLDSSWCTDSRSVLLNPGVAPQFSCPNQLLNIPEGELPTYYYGKGTYEPDPYYSNRKREVTWTGGVVSKSNSDIAGVKLLTALDPRSPKRLKESVVGFVRRPALYAVGDDLRVRPLSGDSCISYLKELNLPIDDLEMKVISIGEAEALSLLGASLTSKQALTTGLQDFLDVPRQESNLASKYTRTSRLDDLLKEEPNPEP; encoded by the exons ATGGCTTCACAAGAAGAACAGAAAATTCCCATCAAAGTGTTTATCGACAAACAACACAACAAGGTCGTTGCGATTGAATCCACCAAGGATTTCGTCGACACCCTCTTCAGCTTCCTCTCCCTTCCACTCGCCACCATCATTCGCCTCCTCACCAACCACCaccaacaacaaccaccaccGCCACCACTCCTTGGATGTATCACGAACCTCTACCAAAGCGTTGAGAATCTCACCCAAAACGATGTCTGGAACAGTGTATGCAAGCACATGTTACTGTTCCCAAGAAACCCCTGCGACTCACTGTGCTGGAAACTCTTCTTCAACATCGACGACACTGAACCCTCACCGAGATTTCTCGTCTGCGAGTACTGCACCTGCAAGTTCACAACTTTCCGCAACCTGATTTGTGCTTGTGGGAATCCCGTTAATGGACAGCCTCACGATTTGGATTGGGAACTAAGGAAGAAgagtaatagtaataataatggtCATGTCAATGTGGATGATGCTAAGTGTGGGGTTTTTGTGAAGGAGAATGGGTCTTTGTTTCTTGTGTTTGATGATTTGGCAGTTGTGCCGAGTTCTTTGGTGACTTCAGTGCAGATGCTGCATCAACTTGGCTATTCCGATTTGACTCAGCTTGAACAAGTTACTCGTAGTATTGGCAAGGACGAG ATTTTGAACCTGCTCAAGTATACCATAACCTCATATGAGCCTTTGACTAATATGGTTTTGGCAAGCGACTCCAAGAAGAAAGACAAACCATTAAACCCATTCGCATCGGCAATTAGAGTTATGAGGCCTGCAACCAGTGAGAGTAAAATGGATATAAAGATAGTACAGAGTAAGTCTCAAAACAAGATAATGTTTGCAGAAGCTAAGGAAGATTTTGTCGACTTCATGTTTAGCTTACTCACCATACCATTGGGGTCCATTGTGAAGCAATTAGGTGGTAACACTTCAGTTGGATGTGTTGATAACTTGTACAAGAGTGTGGAGACCTTAGATTCTTCATGGTGTACAGATTCGCGTTCTGTGTTGCTCAATCCTGGTGTAGCGCCACAATTTAGTTGTCCGAATCAGCTGCTCAACATTCCTGAGGGGGAACTTCCTACGTATTATTATGGAAAAGGGACATATGAGCCAGATCCTTACTATAGTAATAGAAAAAGAGAAGTTACCTGGACCGGGGGAGTggtttccaaatcaaattctgaCATTGCCGGCGTAAAACTTCTGACTGCCCTAGACCCAAGATCCCCAAAGAGATTGAAAGAAAGTGTTGTGGGGTTTGTGAGAAGACCAGCGTTGTATGCCGTAGGAGATGACTTAAGAGTGAGGCCACTTTCTGGTGACTCTTGCATTTCTTATTTGAAAGAGTTGAATCTTCCCATTGATGATCTTGAAATGAAGGTGATAAGCATTGGTGAGGCAGAG GCTTTAAGCCTCCTTGGAGCTTCCTTGACATCAAAGCAAGCACTGACTACCGGATTGCAAGACTTTCTGGATGTGCCGAGACAAGAATCAAATTTGGCATCAAAGTATACGCGCACTAGTCGTCTTGATGATCTTTTAAAAGAGGAACCTAATCCAGAACCCTGA
- the LOC107627588 gene encoding uncharacterized protein LOC107627588 — protein sequence MASQEEQKIPNSHLIDKQHNKVVAIESTKDFVDTLFSFLSPLPATIIRLLTNHHQQQPPPPPLLGCITNLYQSVENLTQNDVWNSVCKHMLLFPRNPCDSLCWKLFFNIDDTEPSPRFLVCEYCTCKFTTFRNLICACGNPVNGQPHDLDWELRKKSNSNNNGHVNVDDAKCGVFVKENGSLFLVFDDLAVVPSSLVTSVQMLHQLGYSDLTQLEQVTRSIGKDEVIIFIFF from the coding sequence ATGGCTTCACAAGAAGAACAGAAAATTCCCAATTCCCATCTTATCGACAAACAACACAACAAGGTCGTTGCGATTGAATCCACCAAGGATTTCGTCGACACCCTCTTCAGCTTCCTCTCCCCTCTCCCCGCCACCATCATTCGCCTCCTCACCAACCACCaccaacaacaaccaccaccGCCACCACTCCTTGGATGTATCACGAACCTCTACCAAAGCGTTGAGAATCTCACCCAAAACGATGTCTGGAACAGTGTATGCAAGCACATGTTACTGTTCCCAAGAAACCCCTGCGACTCACTGTGCTGGAAACTCTTCTTCAACATCGACGACACTGAACCCTCACCGAGATTTCTCGTCTGCGAGTACTGCACCTGCAAGTTCACAACTTTCCGCAACCTGATTTGTGCTTGTGGGAATCCCGTTAATGGACAGCCTCACGATTTGGATTGGGAACTAAGGAAGAAgagtaatagtaataataatggtCATGTCAATGTGGATGATGCTAAGTGTGGGGTTTTTGTGAAGGAGAATGGGTCTTTGTTTCTTGTGTTTGATGATTTGGCAGTTGTGCCGAGTTCTTTGGTGACTTCAGTGCAGATGCTGCATCAACTTGGCTATTCCGATTTGACTCAGCTTGAACAAGTTACTCGTAGTATTGGCAAGGACGAGGTGatcatttttatctttttctaa
- the LOC107627589 gene encoding probable calcium-binding protein CML41: MTPNLSAFCLGTVATGDRVATVPCILVTAAHSSQLCKPLPPVRPFETHVISVALLLLLCRSSSLHRTSLTGLNPSTTPTTTKDIENEAMRELIHHSDANRDGKIFAFELMSYFGSIGDYLSPDEAQGLIQDLDSDGDHLLDFQDFMKLVTINNDDDLKKAFEMFVWEKENTEASSSSSG; this comes from the exons ATGACACCCAACCTCTCCGCGTTTTGCTTAGGCACCGTAGCAACAGGAGATCGCGTCGCAACAGTCCCGTGCATTCTCGTTACCGCTGCCCATTCGTCGCAACTGTGCAAGCCGCTGCCTCCCGTTCGCCCATTTGAGACGCACGTTATTTCCGTCgcgttgttgttgctgctgtgccGTAGTAGTAGCCTCCACCGAACATCATTAACGGGGCTAAACCCAAGCACAACTCCAACTACTACTAAAGACATAGAAAATGAAGCCATGAGGGAGCTTATTCATCACTCTGATGCTAACCGAGATGGAAAAATCTTTGCCTTTGAGCTCATGTCCTATTTTGGATCCATTGGAGACTACTTGTCTCCCGACGAAGCTCAAGGCCTCATCCAAGACCTCGACTCCGATGGCGACCATTTGTTGGACTTTCAGGATTTTATGAAGCTCGTGACTATCAACAACGATGATGATCTCAAGAAAGCTTTTGAGATGTTCGTGTGGGAGAAGGAGAACACGGAGGCTTCATCGTCATCGTCAG gctag